The proteins below are encoded in one region of Syntrophorhabdaceae bacterium:
- a CDS encoding type II secretion system F family protein translates to MAIYSYKARDDRGILVNGNMDADNIKAVYMQLDNLGLYPISVKEVNKRGDEPLHSLSFKGYQKITYDDLIFFTRQLQTIIKAGIPLISGLKALEEQTKKQRLKNIIRDIYMDIDRGKSFSEAMARHNNVFPEVYISMIRAGEIGGVLEDVLGRLSGMLEFQLKTKEMIKSALRYPIMVVVSLMIAFFVLVTFVIPKFVPLFKSAKIELPLPTRIMIFINDIVQQYGVFLLGGIIVAIVVFIFYIRTENGRLYWDRFKLRLPLIGDILHKIYMSRFANMFENMIRAGVPVIKALEIVSKTIGNAFISTKIDEVGLKIEKGKGISSPMKDAGIFPTLVIHLVSTGETTGSLEEMLAEVYNHYDREITYSVGRLSAWIEPILTAGLSIMVLFMALAIFMPWWNMMSALRGGG, encoded by the coding sequence ATGGCAATCTATTCATATAAAGCAAGGGATGACAGAGGCATTTTGGTAAATGGCAACATGGATGCCGATAACATCAAGGCAGTTTACATGCAACTTGACAACCTCGGTCTATACCCTATTTCTGTAAAAGAGGTAAACAAAAGAGGTGATGAGCCTTTGCATTCCCTATCTTTTAAAGGCTATCAGAAGATAACATATGATGACCTCATATTCTTTACAAGGCAGTTGCAGACCATAATCAAGGCAGGTATACCATTAATCTCAGGCTTGAAGGCTCTGGAAGAGCAGACAAAAAAACAGAGGCTCAAAAATATCATAAGGGATATTTACATGGATATAGACAGGGGGAAGAGCTTCTCTGAAGCCATGGCAAGGCATAACAATGTATTTCCTGAAGTATATATAAGTATGATAAGGGCAGGGGAGATAGGCGGTGTTCTTGAAGATGTTCTTGGGAGACTCTCAGGTATGCTTGAATTCCAATTAAAGACCAAGGAGATGATAAAATCTGCACTGAGATATCCCATCATGGTGGTGGTGAGTCTTATGATTGCATTTTTTGTCCTTGTTACATTTGTCATCCCCAAGTTTGTTCCCCTTTTTAAAAGCGCAAAGATAGAATTGCCTTTACCTACAAGGATAATGATCTTTATAAACGATATAGTCCAGCAATACGGGGTATTTCTTCTTGGAGGTATTATAGTTGCCATAGTTGTTTTCATATTTTATATAAGAACAGAAAATGGGAGGCTATACTGGGATAGGTTCAAGCTAAGGTTACCTCTTATAGGTGATATACTCCATAAAATCTATATGAGCAGGTTTGCCAATATGTTTGAAAACATGATAAGGGCAGGGGTGCCTGTCATAAAAGCCCTTGAGATAGTATCAAAAACCATAGGAAATGCATTTATTTCCACAAAGATAGATGAAGTAGGACTCAAGATAGAAAAAGGCAAGGGCATATCTTCGCCCATGAAGGATGCAGGCATATTTCCCACCCTTGTTATACACCTGGTATCTACAGGGGAAACTACAGGTTCCCTTGAGGAGATGCTCGCTGAGGTTTACAATCATTATGATAGGGAGATTACATATTCTGTAGGTAGACTCTCTGCCTGGATAGAACCCATATTGACAGCAGGTCTTTCTATAATGGTGCTTTTTATGGCCCTTGCCATATTTATGCCCTGGTGGAATATGATGAGTGCATTAAGAGGCGGAGGCTAA
- a CDS encoding HAMP domain-containing sensor histidine kinase, which yields MRYIKNPENLRYSLNIIMPLMVFLSSILSAVISFRAHELDVRHFFMWVIGVSLFTSFCSFFVVLAMTGPIKDLIRKVETAIRFEEAGKSKGQMMEVYKIIEKLMELAKIDGKAEETKDKDLKKEFERLDYIVPLGYMSLMVAHEVRNPLNTITGMSELLKSKIKGEKESLYLDNILNSARKIDDFTKEILDFTDDSMEETEFDINSIIRDSIETLRFEFRGVNWEFDEKTPIIYRGDKNKIYQALFNIIKNAFEYERDNGIVKISIDIKNNVDISVFNRHSRLVKGEEENIFKPFFTKKRGGRGIGLFIAMRNIKLHRGDIKVKTGDEGTTFIVQLPSDKIKD from the coding sequence ATGAGATATATCAAAAACCCTGAAAACTTAAGATATAGTCTGAACATAATCATGCCTCTTATGGTATTTCTCTCAAGCATACTCTCTGCTGTCATCTCTTTTAGGGCCCATGAGCTTGACGTAAGACATTTCTTTATGTGGGTAATAGGTGTATCTCTCTTTACCTCTTTTTGTTCCTTTTTTGTTGTCCTTGCCATGACAGGGCCAATAAAAGACCTTATAAGAAAGGTAGAAACAGCCATACGTTTTGAAGAAGCAGGCAAATCAAAGGGTCAGATGATGGAGGTCTACAAGATTATAGAGAAGCTTATGGAGCTTGCAAAAATAGATGGAAAGGCCGAAGAGACAAAAGACAAAGACTTGAAAAAAGAGTTTGAAAGGCTCGATTATATAGTTCCACTGGGATATATGTCCCTCATGGTAGCCCATGAGGTGAGAAATCCATTAAATACCATAACAGGGATGAGCGAGCTTTTGAAATCAAAGATAAAAGGGGAAAAAGAGAGCCTGTATTTAGATAATATTCTAAATTCTGCCAGGAAGATAGATGATTTTACAAAGGAGATACTCGATTTTACAGATGATTCCATGGAAGAGACCGAGTTTGATATAAATTCTATCATTAGAGATTCCATAGAGACCTTAAGATTTGAGTTCAGAGGTGTAAACTGGGAATTTGATGAAAAGACCCCAATAATTTATAGGGGAGATAAAAACAAGATTTATCAGGCCCTTTTTAATATAATAAAGAACGCCTTTGAATACGAGAGAGATAACGGCATTGTCAAGATTAGTATAGATATTAAGAATAATGTTGATATATCCGTTTTTAATAGGCATTCGAGGCTTGTTAAAGGTGAAGAAGAGAATATCTTCAAACCTTTTTTTACAAAAAAGAGAGGTGGCAGAGGCATAGGGCTATTTATAGCCATGAGAAATATCAAATTGCACCGTGGAGATATAAAAGTGAAGACTGGTGATGAAGGCACAACTTTTATTGTTCAATTACCATCTGATAAAATTAAGGATTAA
- a CDS encoding sigma-54 dependent transcriptional regulator, with product MDGNIIIIEDDPGVRFFLEEALKGEGYSVLSFDSYESALKKIDNNIDLILMDISLPGKDGLTATEDLKPYGIPIIIITAYGTKRNAIEAIKRGAADFFIKPVPLTDLKVMVKRFIKTRELKKEVEAQAKELLDPHIFYGVLGKSQAMKEVFKTANKIADKDLTVLITGETGVGKEEIARLIHRLSGRTGEYIAVNCASIPDNLLESELFGYEKGAFTGAFQKKQGKFEIANRGTICLDEIGEMSPYLQAKILRVVENREFERLGGTHRITIDTKIISTTNKNLKEAIKKGDFREDLFFRLAQTYIYIPPLRERKEDIDIFIDKLLLDMSKEVGSPITIENNVRELLLNYTWPGNIRELINVIKRASVMCDNYHITIDDLPLHLKNFRSGLDYRLKIQSYSDMTLDEAISELEKKMIIEALKKAKGMQAKAAKLLGISERSIWYRVKKYGIDTGKNNT from the coding sequence ATGGACGGAAATATTATCATCATAGAAGATGACCCTGGGGTTAGATTTTTTCTTGAAGAGGCATTAAAAGGTGAAGGGTATAGTGTTTTGTCCTTTGATTCATATGAATCTGCTTTGAAAAAGATAGATAATAATATAGACCTCATACTAATGGATATTAGCCTCCCGGGTAAAGATGGCCTGACAGCCACAGAGGACCTAAAGCCCTATGGCATTCCGATTATCATAATAACTGCCTATGGAACAAAAAGAAACGCCATAGAGGCAATTAAGAGAGGCGCTGCTGATTTTTTTATAAAACCTGTGCCGTTGACTGACCTTAAGGTCATGGTAAAAAGATTCATAAAAACCAGGGAATTAAAAAAGGAGGTGGAGGCTCAAGCTAAGGAACTTTTAGACCCCCATATCTTTTATGGAGTATTAGGAAAGTCTCAGGCAATGAAAGAGGTCTTCAAGACAGCAAATAAGATAGCCGATAAAGACCTTACAGTTTTGATAACCGGTGAGACAGGTGTAGGCAAAGAAGAGATAGCAAGGCTTATCCATAGATTATCCGGCAGAACAGGTGAATATATAGCAGTAAACTGTGCATCCATTCCTGATAACCTCCTTGAAAGTGAGCTTTTCGGCTATGAGAAAGGTGCATTTACCGGTGCATTTCAAAAGAAACAAGGAAAGTTTGAAATTGCCAACAGAGGGACTATATGCCTTGATGAGATAGGTGAGATGAGTCCATATCTACAGGCAAAAATTTTAAGGGTGGTGGAGAACAGGGAGTTTGAACGCCTTGGCGGCACCCATAGAATCACCATTGACACAAAGATCATATCCACAACAAACAAGAATCTAAAAGAGGCTATAAAAAAAGGGGATTTTAGAGAAGACCTGTTTTTTCGCCTTGCCCAAACATACATATACATTCCACCGTTGAGAGAGAGAAAAGAGGATATAGACATATTTATTGATAAATTGCTTCTGGATATGTCAAAAGAGGTTGGCAGTCCCATAACAATAGAAAACAATGTAAGGGAACTGCTTTTAAATTATACCTGGCCTGGAAATATTAGGGAGCTTATCAATGTCATAAAAAGGGCATCGGTTATGTGTGATAACTATCATATAACCATCGATGACCTCCCTCTTCATTTAAAGAATTTCCGCTCTGGATTAGATTACAGACTTAAGATACAGTCATATTCAGACATGACCCTTGATGAAGCCATATCAGAATTAGAAAAAAAGATGATTATAGAGGCATTGAAGAAGGCAAAGGGTATGCAGGCAAAGGCTGCCAAGCTCCTTGGTATCTCTGAGAGAAGTATCTGGTATAGGGTAAAAAAATACGGCATTGATACAGGAAAGAATAATACATAA
- a CDS encoding redoxin domain-containing protein — protein sequence MVGIGYNVGDFELKDHRDQVFKSSDFHGKKILLSFHPLAWTPVCRDQMLSLEKNFERFKSLNAVAVGVSIDSVFSKKAWAEAIGVKNTPLLADFWPHGGLAQRLGLFRHNDGFSERANVILDENGKVKFIKVYPILELPDIEEIFANL from the coding sequence ATGGTAGGGATAGGTTATAATGTAGGTGATTTTGAATTAAAAGACCACAGGGATCAAGTATTCAAAAGTAGTGATTTTCATGGAAAAAAGATACTCCTGTCATTCCATCCCCTGGCATGGACCCCTGTATGCAGAGATCAAATGCTCTCCCTGGAAAAGAATTTTGAGAGATTTAAGTCTTTAAATGCCGTAGCCGTAGGTGTAAGTATTGATAGTGTATTTTCAAAAAAGGCATGGGCAGAGGCAATAGGTGTCAAAAATACACCTCTTCTGGCAGATTTCTGGCCCCATGGGGGACTGGCACAGAGGCTTGGTTTATTTAGGCACAATGACGGTTTTTCAGAAAGGGCAAACGTCATTTTAGATGAAAATGGAAAGGTAAAATTTATAAAAGTATACCCCATACTTGAACTACCTGATATAGAAGAAATATTTGCGAATTTGTAA
- a CDS encoding heavy metal translocating P-type ATPase, with amino-acid sequence MSERIELPITGMSCAACAARIERELNKIKGVKEAKVNFPLKRAEVIVHDDLEPKTLISAIREIGYDVDLEFDPTIRAKREEASLKRDFILSSLFAAAVMLLSMWHSFPYNHLIQLSLTIPVQFYFGLRFHKPAITNLKHLTADMNTLISLGTSSAFFYSAFATFFPDSVVSAGIKPHVYFDSSTMIITIVLLGRFFESKAKSKTYSSIKLLYELSPNECTILKDGKEIKIPTGDLELGDLVIIKPGEKIPADGLVVEGSTYIDESMITGEGIPVAKNKGDEVIAGTINGKGAITIKAIRVGRDTLLSKVIRLVEEAQFTKAPVQRLADKVSGIFVPVVILIAILTSVIWIIFGSEPKITNSIVSAVSVLIIACPCALGLATPTAIMVSTGVAARMGILIKNAEALELISKTRYALFDKTGTLTEGAVEIWHIRAFEPYSEKDVLNIAFNLERLSEHPFADALRKRADEENIEQMGVVGFQAIVGKGIKGDINGITYFVGNMSLYEEVSGKIREDVKTQYIEMAQKGGSPVLVWHDREMMGIMNFSDKIRQESTQVVTALKEMGIQPVMITGDSKEAAKTISERLGIDLFFSRVLPHVKAKIVGEYIEKGTTIMIGDGINDAPSLATAHVGIAMGKGTDIAIESADVVLMKAQLRRLVDLIKLSRRTIHIIKQNLFWAFIYNIIGIPIAAGILYPLFGIRLEPMFGAIAMMISSISVVSNSLRLRMFKV; translated from the coding sequence ATGAGCGAAAGAATAGAGCTTCCCATAACAGGTATGAGTTGTGCAGCTTGCGCTGCAAGGATTGAAAGAGAACTAAATAAAATAAAGGGTGTAAAAGAGGCAAAGGTAAATTTTCCTTTGAAAAGGGCCGAGGTTATTGTCCATGATGACCTTGAACCTAAGACGCTTATATCTGCCATAAGGGAGATAGGCTACGATGTTGATTTGGAATTTGACCCTACCATAAGGGCAAAGAGGGAAGAGGCAAGTTTAAAGAGGGATTTTATATTATCTTCTCTTTTTGCTGCAGCAGTGATGCTTCTTTCCATGTGGCATAGTTTCCCTTATAACCATCTGATACAGCTAAGCCTTACGATCCCTGTTCAATTTTATTTTGGTCTGAGATTCCATAAACCTGCCATAACAAATCTTAAACATCTGACAGCAGATATGAATACACTTATCTCCTTAGGGACATCTTCTGCCTTTTTTTATAGTGCCTTTGCCACCTTCTTTCCGGATAGTGTGGTATCTGCAGGTATAAAACCCCATGTGTATTTCGATTCCAGCACCATGATAATAACCATTGTCCTGCTGGGTAGATTCTTTGAATCAAAGGCAAAGTCAAAGACCTATTCTTCCATAAAGCTTTTATATGAGCTATCTCCCAATGAATGCACCATATTAAAAGATGGCAAAGAGATAAAGATACCTACAGGGGATTTAGAATTAGGTGATTTGGTGATTATAAAGCCAGGAGAGAAGATCCCGGCAGATGGGCTTGTCGTAGAGGGCAGCACTTATATAGACGAATCTATGATTACCGGAGAGGGGATCCCTGTGGCAAAAAATAAAGGAGACGAGGTAATAGCAGGGACAATCAACGGTAAAGGGGCAATTACCATAAAGGCTATAAGGGTAGGCAGGGATACCCTTTTGTCAAAGGTGATAAGGCTTGTAGAAGAGGCTCAGTTTACAAAGGCGCCTGTTCAGCGCCTTGCAGATAAGGTTTCTGGTATATTTGTTCCTGTTGTAATACTTATCGCCATCTTAACAAGTGTCATATGGATTATCTTTGGTTCAGAGCCAAAGATAACAAACAGTATTGTTTCAGCGGTTAGTGTATTGATCATTGCCTGTCCTTGCGCCCTTGGGCTTGCAACGCCTACGGCTATTATGGTCTCTACAGGGGTTGCTGCCAGGATGGGGATCCTTATAAAAAACGCAGAAGCCCTGGAATTAATTAGCAAAACAAGATATGCCCTCTTTGATAAAACAGGCACATTAACCGAAGGTGCCGTTGAAATATGGCATATTAGGGCATTTGAGCCATATTCTGAAAAGGATGTTTTAAATATTGCCTTTAACCTGGAGAGGCTATCAGAACACCCTTTTGCAGATGCCTTGAGGAAAAGGGCAGATGAAGAAAATATAGAACAGATGGGTGTTGTGGGATTCCAGGCCATAGTCGGCAAGGGCATAAAGGGAGACATAAACGGCATAACATACTTTGTAGGGAATATGTCATTATATGAAGAAGTATCGGGAAAAATAAGAGAAGACGTAAAAACACAATATATTGAAATGGCACAAAAGGGTGGTTCCCCTGTGCTTGTATGGCATGATAGAGAGATGATGGGGATCATGAATTTTAGTGACAAAATAAGGCAAGAATCTACACAAGTAGTAACAGCGTTAAAGGAAATGGGTATTCAACCTGTAATGATCACAGGTGACAGCAAGGAGGCTGCAAAGACAATAAGCGAAAGATTGGGGATAGATTTATTTTTCTCCAGGGTGTTACCTCATGTTAAGGCAAAGATTGTGGGAGAATACATAGAAAAAGGAACCACTATCATGATAGGTGACGGGATAAACGATGCCCCATCCCTTGCCACTGCCCATGTAGGAATTGCCATGGGAAAAGGAACCGACATTGCTATAGAATCTGCAGATGTGGTGCTCATGAAGGCTCAGTTAAGGAGGCTCGTAGACCTTATAAAACTATCCAGAAGAACAATTCACATTATAAAGCAAAATCTCTTCTGGGCATTTATTTATAACATAATAGGCATACCCATTGCTGCAGGCATTCTCTATCCGCTATTTGGGATTAGATTGGAACCCATGTTCGGTGCTATAGCCATGATGATAAGCTCTATCTCTGTTGTCTCTAATTCTCTACGTCTTAGGATGTTCAAAGTGTAA
- a CDS encoding PAS domain S-box protein, protein MPRKKRGVSGSVGEITLREKRLSEILYLISDIIWEIDENDKCVYINEEVEKVMGYKPEDFIGKTPFDFMTQEESERTKEIFNQYKKEKKSFAFMECQFVHKKGDILDGEISGIPIYSHKGKFKGYIGIHRDITLKKRLERSLMEKESDLKMECFRLSEINNALNELIKQKENEKKDFENSVSANIKNLVLPYLSELKKTGLDARQQAYVDILQANINNIVFPFVQKITSKYINLTPTEIKIATFIKEGKTAKSIAKILDVSESAVNLHRQHVRDKLGLSKKKIGLRTYLMSMMQ, encoded by the coding sequence ATGCCACGTAAAAAAAGAGGGGTTTCTGGTTCAGTTGGAGAGATAACACTGAGAGAAAAGAGATTAAGTGAGATCCTATATCTTATCTCAGATATAATTTGGGAAATAGATGAAAACGATAAATGTGTATATATAAATGAAGAGGTAGAAAAGGTAATGGGTTATAAACCAGAAGATTTCATAGGTAAAACACCCTTTGATTTTATGACCCAGGAAGAGTCAGAGAGGACAAAAGAGATCTTTAATCAATATAAAAAGGAGAAAAAGTCCTTTGCCTTTATGGAGTGCCAGTTTGTTCATAAAAAAGGCGACATATTAGATGGAGAAATAAGCGGGATCCCCATCTATTCCCATAAAGGTAAATTCAAAGGATACATTGGAATCCATAGGGATATTACGTTAAAGAAGAGGCTTGAGAGGTCTCTTATGGAAAAAGAGTCAGACCTCAAAATGGAATGCTTTAGGCTAAGCGAGATAAACAATGCCCTTAATGAATTGATTAAACAGAAAGAGAATGAAAAAAAGGATTTTGAGAACTCTGTGAGCGCAAATATAAAAAACCTTGTCCTTCCCTATCTATCAGAACTAAAAAAGACAGGGCTCGATGCAAGACAGCAGGCTTATGTGGATATATTGCAGGCAAATATAAACAATATTGTATTCCCATTTGTCCAGAAGATCACATCAAAGTATATAAACCTTACACCTACTGAGATAAAGATAGCAACATTCATAAAAGAGGGTAAAACAGCCAAATCTATAGCAAAGATACTCGATGTATCTGAGAGTGCAGTAAATCTTCACAGACAGCACGTAAGAGACAAGCTTGGGTTGAGCAAAAAGAAGATAGGATTACGGACATATCTTATGTCCATGATGCAGTAA
- a CDS encoding adenylosuccinate synthase, giving the protein MPNIGVVGLQWGDEGKGKIIDLLSMNADVIVRYQGGANAGHTIVVGGEKVILHLVPSGILHRDKFCIIGNGVVLDPEVLQKEILTLKEKGYIKEDKRFMISGLTHLIMPYHKKLDILRESKIKKRIGTTGRGIGPAYEDKVSRMGIRVIDLMDSAVFKDKVRQNLEIKNFIIEKYYGDEGYKVDDIIKQYTPYRKLLKKYISDTADFLHKSILEKKNILFEGAQGTFLDIDHGTYPYVTSSNTVSGNIASGSGVPPSSIDYILGICKAYTTRVGEGPFPTELKDEIGNRIRDIGREFGSTTGRPRRCGWFDAVTVKRAIKLNGINGLSIMKLDVFDGFDKVFICTGYEIDRKKIDVPPMSVKELERCAPILEEVSGWKGKVFGLDAYKRLPTNAKRYLNRLEEILGVGIDIISTGPDRDNTIILRKHFDV; this is encoded by the coding sequence ATGCCAAATATAGGAGTTGTGGGTTTACAATGGGGTGATGAAGGTAAGGGAAAGATAATTGATCTGTTGAGTATGAATGCAGATGTCATAGTAAGATATCAAGGCGGTGCCAATGCAGGTCATACAATCGTTGTGGGAGGGGAAAAGGTAATCCTTCATCTCGTCCCATCCGGTATCCTCCACAGAGATAAATTTTGCATTATAGGTAATGGTGTAGTTCTTGACCCTGAGGTCTTACAGAAAGAGATACTTACCTTAAAAGAAAAAGGATATATTAAAGAAGACAAAAGATTTATGATAAGCGGTTTAACACACCTTATTATGCCCTATCATAAAAAGCTGGATATATTAAGAGAATCAAAGATAAAAAAGAGGATTGGGACAACAGGGAGGGGTATAGGTCCTGCTTATGAAGATAAAGTGAGTAGGATGGGTATAAGGGTCATAGACCTCATGGATAGTGCTGTATTCAAGGATAAGGTGAGACAAAATCTCGAGATAAAAAATTTTATAATAGAGAAATATTACGGTGATGAAGGCTACAAGGTAGATGATATAATAAAACAATACACCCCTTATAGAAAACTTCTAAAAAAATACATCTCCGACACAGCAGATTTTTTACACAAATCCATACTTGAGAAAAAGAATATACTCTTCGAGGGTGCTCAGGGCACATTCCTTGATATAGACCATGGAACCTACCCTTATGTGACATCCTCAAACACTGTATCAGGTAACATTGCATCTGGGTCCGGGGTCCCGCCTTCTTCCATTGATTATATACTGGGCATTTGCAAGGCATATACAACAAGGGTAGGCGAAGGACCATTTCCTACAGAGCTAAAAGACGAGATAGGCAATAGAATCCGTGATATCGGAAGGGAATTCGGTTCAACAACAGGAAGACCAAGGAGGTGCGGCTGGTTTGATGCCGTCACCGTAAAACGGGCAATAAAACTCAATGGAATTAACGGGCTATCTATAATGAAACTCGACGTGTTCGATGGTTTTGATAAGGTCTTCATTTGCACCGGTTATGAAATAGACAGAAAAAAGATAGACGTGCCACCCATGTCTGTAAAAGAACTGGAAAGATGCGCGCCTATCCTTGAGGAGGTGTCAGGCTGGAAGGGAAAGGTCTTTGGCTTGGATGCATATAAAAGATTGCCAACCAATGCAAAGAGATATCTAAATAGACTTGAAGAGATACTTGGGGTAGGAATTGATATAATTTCTACAGGTCCTGATAGAGATAATACTATAATATTGCGTAAACATTTCGATGTCTAA
- a CDS encoding MTAP family purine nucleoside phosphorylase, translating to MKAIIGGSSLFESLIFDKWVKKNIKTPFGEVFFKIQNNIIFLQRHGSPPAPPHMINHRANIWAMKDMGVEMTISINSVGSLKTKIKPGSFVIPHDFISLWDIPTFYDNEIRNIVPVMHEGARNFIIELCMEAGLETINSGIYIQTRGPRFETKAEINLLKRFGDVVGMTMASEATLSMEYDLPYASLCSIDNYCHGITKMPLTIEELKKNWQKNLKGIEGVIKRLGDK from the coding sequence ATGAAGGCGATAATTGGAGGGTCATCCCTCTTTGAATCCTTAATTTTTGATAAATGGGTGAAAAAAAACATAAAGACACCTTTTGGTGAGGTTTTTTTTAAGATTCAGAATAATATTATCTTTCTTCAGAGACACGGCTCGCCCCCTGCTCCACCACACATGATAAATCACAGGGCAAATATATGGGCAATGAAAGATATGGGCGTTGAAATGACAATCTCCATCAATTCTGTAGGGAGTTTAAAGACAAAGATAAAACCAGGCAGTTTTGTTATCCCCCATGATTTTATATCCTTATGGGATATTCCCACGTTTTACGATAACGAGATAAGAAATATTGTCCCTGTCATGCATGAGGGGGCCAGAAATTTTATAATAGAATTATGCATGGAGGCAGGCCTCGAAACAATAAACAGTGGAATCTATATACAGACAAGGGGGCCAAGGTTTGAGACAAAGGCCGAGATAAATCTATTGAAAAGATTCGGTGATGTGGTGGGAATGACCATGGCATCTGAGGCAACCCTATCTATGGAATATGACCTGCCATATGCAAGTCTCTGTTCTATAGACAATTATTGTCACGGCATTACAAAGATGCCCCTTACCATTGAGGAACTAAAAAAGAATTGGCAAAAAAACCTTAAAGGTATTGAGGGTGTTATAAAAAGATTAGGAGATAAATAA
- a CDS encoding amidohydrolase family protein — translation MNILIKGVTLADKIKDIFIEDGKITEISANSSKKADKIIDGRYKIALPSLINGHTHAAMTLFRGYADDLPLKVWLEEKIWPLEAKLTEEDVYWGSKLACLEMIKNGITVFNDMYWHWEATAKATYEMGIRGFISGVFIDMFDEKKADAEIEENIRLYEVSKRYEPYVKFSFGPHAIYTVSKKSLEWIRDFSDKHDIIIHMHLLETRDEIRFTKERYGLSTVDFLDSIGVLSERYIGCHGCWVDEHDCFVLRKTKSKIVHMPVSNMKLTVGRVVPHFLFKEYQIPYCFGTDGCASNNHLDIIETIKFASLLAKFFTHDPTVLPAKEAFNLATKTAAEIFFLGDWEIKEGNSPDIILIDTRKPEFTPGFDIYSDIVYASNGYAVDTVICMGKVLMEERHVPGEEEILRQARRIAKKLIER, via the coding sequence ATGAACATACTCATCAAAGGCGTAACATTAGCAGATAAGATAAAGGATATCTTTATTGAAGACGGCAAGATTACTGAGATTTCGGCAAATTCCTCAAAAAAGGCTGACAAAATAATAGATGGCAGATATAAAATCGCTTTACCATCCTTAATAAATGGCCATACCCATGCTGCCATGACACTTTTCAGGGGATATGCAGATGACCTGCCCCTTAAGGTATGGCTGGAAGAAAAGATATGGCCCCTTGAGGCAAAACTTACAGAGGAAGATGTATACTGGGGCTCAAAACTTGCATGTCTTGAGATGATAAAAAACGGGATTACGGTATTTAATGATATGTATTGGCATTGGGAGGCAACAGCAAAGGCAACATATGAAATGGGTATCAGGGGATTTATAAGCGGTGTTTTTATAGATATGTTTGATGAGAAAAAAGCTGACGCTGAAATAGAGGAGAATATAAGACTCTATGAGGTCTCAAAAAGATATGAACCTTATGTTAAGTTTTCATTTGGCCCCCATGCGATATATACAGTCTCCAAAAAAAGCCTTGAATGGATAAGGGATTTCTCAGATAAGCATGATATTATCATTCATATGCATCTCCTTGAGACCCGTGATGAAATTAGATTTACAAAAGAGAGATACGGCTTATCTACTGTAGATTTTCTTGATTCAATAGGGGTTCTTTCAGAAAGGTATATTGGCTGCCATGGTTGCTGGGTTGATGAACACGACTGTTTTGTTTTAAGAAAGACTAAGTCAAAGATTGTTCATATGCCTGTATCCAACATGAAGCTAACCGTAGGGAGGGTGGTTCCCCATTTTCTATTTAAAGAGTATCAGATTCCATATTGTTTTGGCACAGATGGCTGTGCATCAAACAACCATCTCGACATTATAGAGACAATTAAGTTTGCCTCTCTCCTTGCAAAGTTTTTCACTCATGACCCTACTGTATTGCCGGCAAAAGAGGCCTTTAACCTTGCCACAAAAACAGCAGCAGAGATATTCTTTCTCGGAGACTGGGAGATAAAAGAAGGCAACTCTCCTGACATCATCCTCATAGATACCCGCAAACCAGAGTTTACCCCTGGTTTTGACATCTATTCAGATATTGTCTATGCATCTAATGGGTATGCAGTTGATACAGTAATATGCATGGGAAAGGTCCTAATGGAAGAAAGACACGTCCCAGGTGAGGAAGAGATATTAAGACAGGCAAGAAGAATAGCAAAGAAACTTATCGAGAGATGA